Proteins encoded within one genomic window of Actinoplanes octamycinicus:
- a CDS encoding YybH family protein — translation MPSTPADVITEFAAALHDGRVEDAVALYEPDAAFIPEPGAAPLRGTDQIRSALAGFAALRPTLTPDIRKVVEAGGVATVLNAWTLDGTGPDGTPLRLSGTSADVLRRRPDGTWGLLIDDPWGA, via the coding sequence ATGCCCAGTACGCCTGCCGACGTGATCACCGAGTTCGCCGCCGCCCTGCATGACGGCCGGGTCGAGGACGCCGTCGCCCTCTACGAGCCGGACGCCGCGTTCATCCCGGAGCCCGGCGCGGCCCCGTTGCGCGGCACCGATCAGATCCGGTCGGCGCTGGCCGGGTTCGCCGCCCTGCGCCCCACCCTCACCCCGGACATCCGCAAGGTCGTGGAGGCCGGCGGGGTGGCCACCGTTCTCAACGCCTGGACGCTTGACGGCACCGGGCCCGACGGCACGCCGCTGCGGCTCAGCGGCACCAGCGCGGACGTCCTGCGCCGCCGGCCGGACGGCACCTGGGGCCTGCTCATCGACGACCCCTGGGGAGCGTGA
- a CDS encoding flavodoxin family protein translates to MPDTRYDDLRALFINCTLKRSPEVTHTGGLIDLSRTIMEKQGVRVEVLRAVDHDIATGVWPDMTEHGWASDAWPALYQDHVLPADVLVVAGPIWLGDNSSITKKVIERLYACSHLLNDSGQYAYYGRVGGCLITGNEDGVKHCAQNVLYSLQHLGYTIPPQADAGWIGEAGPGPSYLDPGSGGPQNDFTNRNTTFMTWNLLHLARMLKDAGGIPAHGNQRSEWDAGCRFDFANPEYR, encoded by the coding sequence ATGCCCGACACCCGCTACGACGACCTGCGCGCCCTGTTCATCAACTGCACCCTGAAACGGTCCCCGGAAGTCACGCACACCGGCGGGCTGATCGACCTCAGCCGGACGATCATGGAGAAGCAGGGCGTGCGGGTCGAGGTGCTGCGGGCCGTCGACCACGACATCGCCACCGGGGTGTGGCCCGACATGACCGAGCACGGCTGGGCCTCCGACGCCTGGCCCGCGCTGTACCAGGACCACGTGCTGCCGGCCGACGTCCTGGTCGTCGCCGGGCCGATCTGGCTGGGCGACAACTCGTCGATCACCAAGAAGGTCATCGAGCGGCTCTACGCCTGCTCGCACCTGCTCAACGACTCCGGCCAGTACGCCTATTACGGCCGGGTCGGCGGGTGCCTGATCACCGGCAACGAGGACGGCGTCAAGCATTGCGCGCAGAACGTCCTCTACAGCCTGCAGCACCTGGGCTACACGATCCCGCCGCAGGCCGACGCCGGATGGATCGGCGAGGCCGGGCCCGGGCCCTCCTACCTCGACCCGGGCTCCGGCGGCCCGCAGAACGACTTCACCAACCGCAACACCACCTTCATGACCTGGAACCTGCTGCACCTGGCCCGGATGCTCAAGGACGCCGGCGGCATCCCGGCGCACGGCAACCAGCGCAGCGAATGGGACGCCGGGTGCCGCTTCGACTTCGCCAACCCCGAATACCGCTGA